A single region of the Littorina saxatilis isolate snail1 unplaced genomic scaffold, US_GU_Lsax_2.0 scaffold_189, whole genome shotgun sequence genome encodes:
- the LOC138955289 gene encoding mediator of RNA polymerase II transcription subunit 12-like has translation MAGPGSSHQTSSSNWRQIVTSLYPDALTRTYCVPPIQFNRVPYVRDTVPGTRHSALVLHPPSSAGLGHNVPAGSQGAATCSVQPGTGQPTPGGHQKKGKRPQARQPAHSRQFPYAPSVQWVQPFSGLATHGQKSTAGQSSSGQATHGQQSTTGQSSSGQATHGQQSTTGQSSSGQATHGQQSTTGQSSSGQATHGQQSTIGQSSSGQAAHGQQSTTGQSSSGQATHGQQSTTGQSSSGQATHGQQSTTGQSSSCQQSAQYSLWTPESVPPCTPVNVQQTDISDDFAQNHVMVNLQELGNSCHEAMFILSQLNFGDYLNQPAYAAAAAQLPRPSDKDTQQTKYSDGEADFVLIHRQRGILIGELKTVGRWQKDVNNPQPPADADVAKRVTKAVKQLDRSETVVRHLVSDVAPGLTVRKTLFLPYVSTEQLQRVLDNDPQLEQAVCRSLGAGSAAEAVQLCCCSNQLSQPASHWHVTPAVLSQLSTWWQHRMAFTVDTLLSDDKYLDIVARFVGPATTVSVPCYNGVRVEVRTAGQAVAELGWRLALLVLTMQQLDLLNRDPRLVCLAGPPGTG, from the exons ATGGCAGGACCTGGAAGCAGTCATCAGACTAGCAGCAGCAACTGGCGGCAGATCGTGACGTCACTctaccctgacgctctcacccgtacCTACTGTGTGCCTCCAATCCAGTTCAACAGGGTGCCCTACGTCAGGGACACTGTACCCGGTACCCGTCACTCTGCGCTTGTGCTGCACCCGCCATCTAGTGCCGGCCTTGGCCACAATGTTCCCGCAGGGAGTCAAGGGGCAGCCACATGTAGCGTACAGCCAGGCACCGGTCAGCCTACACCCGGCGGACACCAGAAGAAAGGGAAAAGGCCACAAGCTCGACAGCCAGCACACAGTCGGCAGTTTCCTTACGCCCCGTCAGTGCAGTGGGTACAGCCCTTCTCCGGACTGGCAACACACGGGCAAAAGTCCACCGCCGGTCAGTCGTCTTCTGGACAGGCAACACACGGGCAACAGTCCACCACCGGTCAGTCGTCCTCTGGACAGGCAACACACGGGCAACAGTCCACCACCGGTCAGTCGTCCTCTGGACAGGCAACACACGGGCAACAGTCCACCACCGGTCAGTCGTCCTCTGGACAGGCAACACACGGGCAACAGTCCACCATCGGTCAGTCGTCCTCTGGACAGGCAGCACACGGGCAACAGTCCACCACCGGTCAGTCGTCCTCTGGACAGGCAACACACGGGCAACAGTCCACCACCGGTCAGTCGTCCTCTGGACAGGCAACACACGGGCAACAGTCCACCACCGGTCAGTCGTCCAGCTGTCAGCAGAGTGCACAGTACAGCTTATGGACGCCAGAGTCAGTGCCCCCTTGCACGCCAGTCAATGttcaacagacagacatatcagATGACTTTGCCCAAAACCACGTGATGGTCAACCTGCAAGAACTCGGCAACAGTTGTCACGAGGCCATGTTCATCCTGTCTCAGCTCAACTTCGGTGACTACCTCAACCAACCTGCCTACGCCGCGGCCGCTGCACAGCTGCCACGACCATCAGACAAGGACACGCAGCAAACAAAGTATTCTGATGGCGAGGCCGACTTTGTGTTGATCCACCGCCAGCGCGGCATTCTGATCGGAGAGCTCAAGACTGTGGGCAGGTGGCAGAAGGATGTTAATAACCCTCAACCTCCGGCCGATGCTGACGTGGCCAAGAGGGTGACGAAGGCGGTCAAGCAGCTGGACAGATCGGAGACAGTGGTGAGGCATCTTGTGAGTGACGTGGCACCTGGCTTGACTGTGAGGAAAACTCTCTTCCTGCCTTACGTCAGCACTGAGCAACTCCAGCGGGTCTTGGATAACGATCCACAGTTGGAACAG GCGGTGTGTCGGAGCCTGGGTGCAGGCTCTGCAGCGGAGGCCGTACAGCTGTGCTGTTGCTCTAACCAACTGTCCCAGCCTGCATCGCACTGGCACGTGACACCCGCCGTGTTATCACAGCTGAGCACCTGGTGGCAACACAGGATGGCCTTTACTGTGGACACTCTGCTCTCTGATGACAAGTATCTGGACATCGTGGCCAG GTTTGTGGGACCGGCCACCACGGTGTCTGTCCCCTGCTACAACGGTGTCCGTGTGGAGGTGCGGACTGCAGGACAGGCGGTGGCGGAACTGGGGTGGAGGCTGGCACTTCTGGTTTTGACGATGCAACAACTGGACCTGTTAAATAGAGACCCACGTCTGGTCTGCTTGGCAGGCCCCCCTGGCACTGGTTAG
- the LOC138955290 gene encoding uncharacterized protein: protein MFLLTSLLSDVECCVPTGKTVMLVLQGSRWLLQGHDVQVVSTDYISRAASRMIAGQLGMALSADPTPPPTPGSVILHLYDFTNREADVQQAVTDLLARVKDGQLHVLLDEALFGGSDVSGQRLTTLVARLAESVPGLHLWAAGVLHTDIPPSLRPEPLTVPLRCAPSVLREVQKAVDRYGGVHNYSDSGVPAPGDGLRVIRLSHHGNAHTGRWPAECRQCGKEIAAELRRLGVGSGGNSLPNSPAPLSYCDVFIITRSSELQDDIEDDAGRVTSRASGVVRGLRDEGLPVCVLGEQDLRHNWARCERDLHDVAVAATDRVTVTDWCWVQGLERRVVVMLPGRHKEDDEGGNDEAIDVDDRLYAVSRCSTQLIMVDVPTVTTATSTAT, encoded by the exons ATGTTTTTGTTGACATcattgttgtctgatgttgagTGTTGTGTTCCAACAGGAAAGACGGTGATGCTGGTACTCCAGGGGTCAAGGTGGCTGCTTCAGGGTCACGACGTGCAAGTGGTGTCGACAGACTACATATCCCGGGCTGCCAGCAGAATGATAGCAGGGCAGCTAGGGATGGCTCTGAGCGCGGACCCGACACCTCCCCCAACACCAGGCAGCGTCATTCTTCATCTATATGATTTCACCAACAGGGAGGCGGACGTGCAGCAGGCCGTCACCGACCTCTTGGCGCGAGTCAAGGACGGACAGTTGCACGTTCTGTTGGATGAGGCGCTCTTTGGTGGCAG tgATGTGTCAGGTCAACGCCTCACTACACTGGTGGCCCGCCTGGCGGAGAGCGTTCCCGGCCTGCACCTGTGGGCGGCAGGTGTTCTTCACACCGACATCCCCCCATCACTGCGGCCTGAACCGCTCACCGTCCCTCTCCGCTGTGCTCCCTCCGTGCTGCGGGAGGTACAGAAAGCGGTTGACAGGTACGGAGGTGTTCACAACTACAGCGACAGCGGTGTACCTGCCCCTGGGGACGGACTGCGCGTGATACGGCTGAGTCACCATGGTAACGCTCACACAGGTCGGTGGCCAGCTGAGTGCCGGCAGTGTGGGAAGGAGATCGCCGCCGAGCTGCGCCGTCTTGGTGTGGGCAGTGGGG GTAACAGCCTCCCCAACAGTCCCGCCCCACTGAGCTACTGCGACGTGTTCATCATCACGCGGAGTTCAGAACTACAGGATGACATCGAGGATGACGCAGGCCGAGTGACGTCACGAGCTAGCGGCGTGGTGCGCGGTCTGCGTGATGAAGGCTTACcggtgtgtgtgctgggggaACAAGACTTGAGACACAACTGGGCGAGGTGTGAGAGAGATCTGCACGACGTGGCGGTGGCGGCAACAGACCGTGTCACAGTAACAGACTGGTGCTGGGTGCAAGGCTTGGAGCGGCGTGTGGTGGTGATGCTGCCAGGCCGGCACAAGGAGGATGATGAAGGTGGGAATGATGAGGCGATTGATGTTGATGACAGACTTTATGCAGTATCGCGCTGTTCCACACAGCTCATCATGGTGGACGTGCCTACTGTCACCACCGCCACTTCCACCGCCACCTGA